One genomic region from Streptomyces sp. Li-HN-5-11 encodes:
- a CDS encoding 2-oxoacid:acceptor oxidoreductase subunit alpha, protein MTHQTQQVGQVVIRFSGDSGDGMQLTGDLFTSETASFGNDLSTLPNFPAEIRAPAGTLPGVSSFQLHFADHDILTPGDAPNVLVAMNPAALKANIGDLPRGAEIIVNTDEFTKRAMQKVGYDASPLEDGSLDGYHLHPVPLTTLTVEALKGFDLSRKEAERSKNMFALGLLSWMYHRPTEGTEKFLKTKFAKKPDIAAANLAAFRAGWNFGETTEDFAVSYEIAPATKAFPVGTYRNISGNLALAYGLVTAGRQADLPLFLGSYPITPASDILHELSRHKNFGVRTFQAEDEIAAVGAALGAAFGGSLAVTTTSGPGVTIKQETIGLAVSLELPLLIVDIQRGGPSTGLPTKTEQADLLQAMYGRNGEAPVPVIAPRTPADCFDAALEAARIALTYRTPVFLLSDGYLANGSEPWRIPELEELPDLRVQFAQGPNHTLADGTEVFWPYKRDATTLARPWAIPGTPGLEHRIGGIEKQDGTGNISYDPANHDFMVRTRQAKIDGIEVPDLQVDDPHQATTLVLGWGSTYGPITAAVRRLRNAGESIAQAHLRHLNPFPKNLGAVLKRYDKVVIPEMNLGQLATLVRAKYLVDAHSYNQVNGMPFKAEQLATALKEALHAH, encoded by the coding sequence GTGACGCATCAGACACAGCAGGTTGGCCAGGTCGTCATTCGCTTCTCCGGCGACTCCGGCGACGGCATGCAACTGACGGGAGATCTGTTCACGTCGGAGACGGCGTCCTTCGGCAACGACCTGTCGACGCTGCCGAACTTCCCGGCCGAGATCCGCGCCCCCGCAGGCACCCTGCCGGGCGTGTCCTCCTTCCAGTTGCACTTCGCCGACCACGACATCCTCACCCCCGGCGACGCGCCGAACGTCCTGGTCGCCATGAACCCGGCCGCGCTGAAGGCGAACATCGGCGACCTGCCGCGCGGCGCGGAGATCATCGTCAACACGGACGAGTTCACCAAGCGCGCGATGCAGAAGGTCGGCTACGACGCCTCCCCGCTGGAGGACGGCTCGCTCGACGGCTACCACCTGCACCCGGTGCCGCTGACCACCCTGACGGTGGAGGCGCTCAAGGGCTTCGACCTCTCCCGCAAGGAGGCCGAGCGCAGCAAGAACATGTTCGCCCTCGGCCTGCTGTCCTGGATGTACCACCGGCCCACCGAGGGCACCGAGAAGTTCCTGAAGACGAAGTTCGCCAAGAAGCCGGACATCGCGGCCGCCAACCTCGCGGCCTTCCGGGCCGGCTGGAACTTCGGCGAGACGACCGAGGACTTCGCCGTCTCCTACGAGATCGCCCCGGCCACCAAGGCCTTCCCGGTCGGCACCTACCGCAACATCTCCGGCAACCTGGCCCTCGCCTACGGCCTGGTCACCGCCGGCCGGCAGGCCGACCTGCCGCTGTTCCTCGGCTCGTACCCGATCACCCCGGCCTCGGACATCCTGCACGAGCTGAGCAGGCACAAGAACTTCGGCGTGCGCACCTTCCAGGCCGAGGACGAGATCGCCGCGGTGGGGGCCGCGCTGGGCGCCGCGTTCGGCGGCTCGCTCGCCGTCACCACGACCTCCGGTCCGGGTGTCACGATCAAGCAGGAGACCATCGGTCTGGCGGTGTCGCTGGAGCTGCCGCTGCTCATCGTGGACATCCAGCGCGGCGGGCCGTCCACGGGACTTCCGACCAAGACCGAGCAGGCGGACCTGCTGCAGGCGATGTACGGCCGCAACGGCGAGGCCCCGGTCCCGGTGATCGCCCCCCGCACCCCCGCCGACTGCTTCGACGCCGCCCTGGAAGCCGCCAGGATCGCCCTGACCTACCGCACACCCGTCTTCCTGCTCTCCGACGGCTACCTCGCCAACGGCTCCGAACCCTGGCGCATCCCCGAACTGGAGGAGCTGCCCGATCTGCGGGTGCAGTTCGCCCAGGGCCCCAACCACACCCTCGCCGACGGCACCGAGGTGTTCTGGCCCTACAAACGCGACGCCACCACCCTGGCCCGCCCCTGGGCCATCCCCGGCACACCCGGCCTGGAACACCGCATCGGCGGCATCGAGAAGCAGGACGGCACCGGCAACATCTCCTACGACCCGGCCAACCACGACTTCATGGTCCGCACCCGCCAGGCCAAGATCGACGGCATCGAGGTCCCCGACCTTCAGGTCGACGACCCGCACCAGGCCACCACCCTGGTGCTGGGCTGGGGCTCGACCTACGGCCCCATCACCGCCGCGGTCCGCCGGCTGCGCAACGCCGGGGAGTCCATCGCGCAGGCCCACCTGCGCCACCTCAACCCCTTCCCGAAGAACCTCGGCGCAGTCCTGAAGCGTTACGACAAGGTGGTGATCCCCGAGATGAACCTCGGACAGCTCGCCACGCTGGTGCGGGCGAAGTACCTGGTGGACGCGCACTCCTACAACCAGGTCAACGGCATGCCGTTCAAGGCCGAACAACTCGCCACGGCTCTCAAGGAGGCCCTTCATGCCCACTGA
- a CDS encoding TetR/AcrR family transcriptional regulator, whose translation MAEAGGVRETRRDIMRSAADLFAELGYRNTSIRAIAAGAGCDPALVPHYFASKEALYGAVVAETVRPADVLREAVERRDPEAAEWLLRHAVADWEDPAQRRRILGVLRSALDLPAARRRLSRALLPEALVDGDDGDEIRVWLISSLLIGVMTSRHMGLLAGESNGDGGGDVERLVDALVPVVAALLVTEAKA comes from the coding sequence GTGGCAGAGGCCGGAGGCGTGCGCGAGACCCGCCGGGACATCATGCGGTCCGCGGCGGACCTCTTCGCAGAACTGGGCTACCGCAACACCTCGATTCGCGCCATCGCGGCCGGTGCCGGCTGTGATCCCGCGCTCGTACCGCACTACTTCGCCTCCAAGGAGGCGCTCTACGGCGCCGTCGTCGCGGAGACCGTACGGCCTGCGGACGTGCTGCGGGAGGCGGTCGAACGGCGTGATCCGGAGGCGGCCGAGTGGCTGCTGCGCCACGCCGTCGCGGACTGGGAGGACCCGGCGCAGCGGCGGCGCATCCTCGGTGTGCTGCGGTCCGCGCTCGACCTGCCCGCCGCCAGGCGCCGGCTGAGCCGGGCGCTGCTGCCGGAGGCCTTGGTGGACGGCGACGACGGCGACGAGATCAGGGTGTGGCTGATCAGCAGCCTTCTGATCGGCGTCATGACGTCCCGTCACATGGGTTTGCTGGCGGGCGAGTCGAACGGTGACGGTGGCGGTGACGTCGAGCGCCTGGTGGACGCTCTCGTGCCGGTCGTCGCCGCGCTGCTCGTGACGGAGGCGAAGGCCTGA
- a CDS encoding MFS transporter, which yields MESIDVGVKSAAPPGTSPGPAAAAHAARWVVLAVTLSAIFMQMLDTTITMVALPSLQSDLGASFAEIQLVVAVYSLAFACTLVTGGRLGDIHGRRKVFLIGMLGFTIASALCGAAPSATFLIASRVLQGMCSGLMFPQVLSIIQVTFSTKERPKALAMYGASVGLGTVLGPVLGGWLIHLDILSTDWRAIFYVNLPVGLTALLLGLAKIPESSAPGARRLDVTGAVILTAGLFSLILPLVIGREHGWPGWSLVLLVLSPLLLVEFFVYENKLSKLAGRSPLVPTTLFKERSFTVGLVICVVFFAGIPSFFMTFFMSLQIGFGYTPISAGLVSLGFALLIAIGSARSAAVVRRLGTKTLALGTGLLLVGMAGVIGTLHWAGSGLHGYQLVPSLVVAGLGGGFFLAPCTGIILAGIRSREAGSASGMLATVQQVGIAIGIAVAGILFYGLLGSNADGASASAVPQLRADLTAAGLPQAQQTQVTTSFRTCFHDKMNQKDLTDTPASCARIEKEMADSPLPAETKQKVRAAVLGRAVPEARKANFSDSFEQVVYWQIGCFGLSCLLVLALPKIRPEDVQDVPGGA from the coding sequence ATGGAATCGATCGACGTCGGCGTGAAGTCGGCGGCCCCGCCCGGCACTTCGCCCGGTCCGGCCGCCGCGGCACACGCCGCGCGCTGGGTGGTCCTCGCGGTCACCCTGTCCGCGATCTTCATGCAGATGCTGGACACGACCATCACGATGGTCGCCCTGCCCTCGCTGCAGAGTGACCTCGGTGCCTCGTTCGCCGAGATCCAGCTGGTCGTCGCGGTCTACTCGCTCGCCTTCGCCTGCACTCTGGTGACCGGCGGCCGCCTCGGCGACATCCACGGCCGCCGCAAGGTCTTCCTGATCGGCATGCTGGGCTTCACCATCGCCTCGGCCCTGTGCGGTGCGGCCCCGTCCGCGACCTTCCTGATCGCCTCCCGGGTGCTCCAGGGCATGTGCTCCGGCCTGATGTTCCCGCAGGTCCTGTCGATCATCCAGGTCACCTTCTCGACCAAGGAACGGCCCAAGGCCCTCGCCATGTACGGTGCTTCGGTCGGCCTGGGCACGGTGCTCGGGCCGGTGCTGGGCGGCTGGCTGATCCACCTCGACATCCTCAGCACCGACTGGCGGGCGATCTTCTACGTCAACCTGCCGGTGGGCCTGACCGCCCTGCTGCTGGGCCTGGCGAAGATCCCCGAGTCCTCGGCGCCCGGCGCGCGGCGGCTCGACGTGACCGGCGCGGTGATCCTCACCGCCGGCCTGTTCAGCCTGATCCTTCCGCTGGTGATCGGCCGTGAGCACGGCTGGCCGGGCTGGAGCCTGGTCCTGCTGGTGCTGAGCCCGCTGCTGCTCGTCGAGTTCTTCGTCTACGAGAACAAGCTGTCCAAGCTGGCCGGGAGGTCACCGCTGGTGCCGACCACCCTGTTCAAGGAGCGGTCGTTCACCGTCGGGCTCGTGATCTGCGTGGTGTTCTTCGCGGGCATCCCGTCGTTCTTCATGACCTTCTTCATGAGCCTGCAGATCGGCTTCGGCTACACCCCGATCTCCGCGGGTCTGGTCAGTCTCGGCTTCGCCCTGCTCATCGCGATCGGCTCCGCCCGGTCGGCCGCCGTGGTCAGGCGGCTGGGCACCAAGACGCTCGCCCTCGGCACGGGGCTGCTGCTGGTGGGCATGGCGGGTGTGATCGGCACCCTGCACTGGGCCGGTTCCGGCCTGCACGGCTACCAGCTCGTGCCCTCGCTGGTCGTCGCGGGACTCGGCGGCGGGTTCTTCCTCGCGCCGTGCACCGGGATCATCCTGGCCGGCATCCGCTCGCGCGAGGCGGGTTCGGCGTCGGGCATGCTCGCCACGGTCCAGCAGGTGGGCATCGCCATCGGCATCGCCGTCGCGGGCATCCTCTTCTACGGTCTGCTCGGCTCGAACGCCGACGGGGCCAGCGCCTCGGCGGTCCCGCAGCTGCGCGCCGACCTCACCGCCGCCGGGCTGCCGCAGGCCCAGCAGACGCAGGTCACGACGAGCTTCAGGACCTGCTTCCACGACAAGATGAACCAGAAGGATCTCACCGACACCCCGGCCAGCTGCGCGCGCATCGAGAAGGAGATGGCGGACAGCCCGCTGCCGGCCGAGACCAAGCAGAAGGTGCGGGCCGCCGTGCTCGGCCGGGCGGTGCCCGAGGCGCGCAAGGCCAACTTCTCCGACAGCTTCGAGCAGGTCGTGTACTGGCAGATCGGCTGCTTCGGCCTCTCCTGCCTGCTGGTCCTCGCCCTGCCGAAGATCCGCCCGGAGGACGTCCAGGACGTGCCGGGCGGCGCGTGA
- a CDS encoding TetR family transcriptional regulator produces the protein MSTGGGIPDPRDGDTGGRAAGTRGRRPARGGGRRPGQSSTKEQILAAALDLFATKGYSGTTMRAIAREARVDPALIHHFFSNKEGVFQDAVSSRLDMSALFDSLSSEDVEHVRKNPGAWLARTFLSFWEDDTTRPALVAVYRTGLSDEGTAKVFRDRIEEAFAACLHRLVPEHADRTPAFSSLVSAQLAGLVMLRYVLEVEPLASLDFEELMDWLAPSIEIHFERVAQG, from the coding sequence ATGAGTACCGGAGGCGGGATCCCCGACCCTCGTGACGGCGACACCGGGGGCCGGGCCGCCGGCACCCGCGGGCGACGGCCGGCCCGCGGCGGCGGCCGGCGTCCCGGGCAGAGCAGCACCAAGGAGCAGATCCTCGCCGCCGCCCTGGACCTCTTCGCCACCAAGGGCTACTCGGGCACCACCATGCGCGCGATCGCCCGGGAGGCCCGGGTCGACCCCGCCCTGATCCACCACTTCTTCAGCAACAAGGAGGGCGTCTTCCAGGACGCGGTCTCCTCCCGGCTCGACATGTCGGCGCTCTTCGACTCCCTCTCGTCCGAGGACGTCGAGCACGTGCGGAAGAACCCCGGCGCATGGCTCGCCCGGACCTTCCTGTCCTTCTGGGAGGACGACACGACCCGTCCCGCCCTGGTCGCCGTCTACCGCACCGGCCTGTCCGACGAGGGAACGGCCAAGGTGTTCCGGGACCGGATCGAGGAGGCCTTCGCCGCCTGCCTGCACCGGCTGGTGCCCGAACACGCCGACCGGACACCGGCGTTCAGCTCACTGGTCTCGGCCCAGCTCGCCGGACTGGTCATGCTCCGGTACGTCCTGGAGGTCGAACCGCTGGCCTCGCTCGACTTCGAGGAGCTCATGGACTGGCTCGCTCCCTCCATCGAAATCCACTTCGAGCGGGTGGCGCAGGGGTAG
- a CDS encoding NAD(P)/FAD-dependent oxidoreductase gives MHALPASGPSSPPGPPRGADHDVAILGAGIAGSLLAAILSRNGVKTVLIDAGTHPRFAVGESTIPYTSVMLRILAARYGVPEIAHLSHFSTMRSKVSSNSGQKRNFGFVYHREGRPQVPEEINQFVIPVALSTESHMFRQDVDAYMFNVALRHGALPRLNTRVTDVDIDGSGVTLGVENGPAVRARYVVDAGGHNSPLARKFGLRDEVPQQRTHSRTLFTHMIGVRPYDDCPAGRGHDNPSPWHQGTLHHVFDGGWLWVIPFDNHRGATNRLCSVGLTLDPRRHPKTDVPPEREFAAFLERFPDIAPQFKDARAARPWVSTGRLQYSSRQVVGDRFCLTSHAAGFVDALYSRGLTNTTDVVNSLAWRLIEAARDDDFSAERFAHVEILQQGLVRAHDDVVASSFTSFRDYGMWNATFRMWALGTVLGTLNAQDALVRFQRTRDPLIWRELEAQPHPGALFPASVGFNKVTEAAWAACRDVEAGLMTPDRATGELFDLLQDDSYAPPPFGLHDPGNRFYNPNPARMLRTMHWARRGSAAPDTGPVVAGALGGFLRSRFHRNA, from the coding sequence ATGCACGCACTGCCCGCGTCCGGTCCGTCCAGCCCGCCCGGGCCGCCCCGTGGGGCGGACCACGACGTCGCCATCCTGGGTGCCGGCATCGCCGGTTCGCTCCTCGCGGCCATCCTGAGCCGCAACGGCGTGAAGACGGTGCTGATCGACGCCGGGACCCACCCGCGCTTCGCCGTGGGCGAGTCGACGATTCCCTACACCTCCGTGATGCTGCGCATCCTGGCGGCCCGCTACGGCGTGCCCGAGATAGCCCACCTGAGCCACTTCTCCACGATGCGCTCGAAGGTGTCCTCGAACTCGGGCCAGAAGCGCAACTTCGGCTTCGTGTACCACCGCGAGGGCCGCCCGCAGGTGCCCGAGGAGATCAACCAGTTCGTGATCCCGGTGGCGCTGTCCACCGAGTCCCACATGTTCCGCCAGGACGTCGACGCCTACATGTTCAACGTGGCGCTGCGCCACGGCGCGCTGCCGCGGCTGAACACCCGGGTCACGGACGTCGACATCGACGGCTCCGGGGTGACCCTCGGCGTCGAGAACGGGCCGGCCGTGCGTGCCCGGTACGTGGTGGACGCCGGGGGCCACAACTCGCCGCTGGCACGGAAGTTCGGGCTGCGCGACGAGGTGCCGCAGCAGCGCACGCACTCGCGGACCCTCTTCACCCACATGATCGGCGTACGCCCCTACGACGACTGCCCGGCCGGCCGGGGGCACGACAACCCCAGCCCCTGGCACCAGGGCACCCTGCACCACGTCTTCGACGGCGGCTGGCTGTGGGTCATCCCGTTCGACAACCACCGCGGCGCCACCAACCGGCTGTGCAGCGTGGGCCTGACCCTGGACCCCCGCAGGCACCCGAAGACGGACGTGCCGCCGGAGCGTGAGTTCGCCGCGTTCCTCGAGCGGTTCCCGGACATCGCACCGCAGTTCAAGGATGCCCGGGCGGCGCGTCCGTGGGTGTCCACGGGCCGCCTGCAGTACTCCTCCCGGCAGGTCGTCGGCGACCGCTTCTGCCTGACCTCGCACGCGGCCGGGTTCGTCGACGCTCTGTACTCGCGCGGTCTGACCAACACCACCGACGTGGTCAACTCGCTGGCCTGGCGGCTGATCGAGGCGGCGCGGGACGACGACTTCTCCGCGGAGCGGTTCGCGCACGTGGAGATCCTGCAGCAGGGGCTGGTCCGCGCCCACGACGACGTGGTGGCGTCCTCCTTCACCTCCTTCCGCGACTACGGCATGTGGAACGCGACGTTTCGCATGTGGGCGCTGGGCACGGTGCTCGGCACGCTCAACGCGCAGGACGCGCTGGTCCGCTTCCAGCGCACCAGGGATCCGTTGATCTGGCGGGAGCTGGAGGCACAGCCGCATCCGGGCGCGCTGTTCCCGGCCAGCGTCGGCTTCAACAAGGTCACCGAGGCCGCGTGGGCGGCGTGCCGGGACGTGGAGGCGGGTCTGATGACGCCGGACCGTGCCACGGGCGAGCTGTTCGACCTGCTCCAGGACGACAGTTACGCGCCGCCGCCGTTCGGCCTGCACGATCCGGGCAACCGCTTCTACAACCCGAACCCCGCACGCATGCTGCGCACCATGCACTGGGCCCGGCGCGGTTCGGCGGCCCCGGACACGGGTCCCGTCGTGGCCGGTGCCCTGGGCGGTTTCCTGCGCTCCCGTTTCCACCGGAACGCGTGA